The Prodigiosinella aquatilis region CAGCTTATGTCGGTTAAACCCGCCGTTGACGGCGAACATCTTACGCTCCGGGTGAGCTGGAAAGGCTCTGACGGACAGACCCGGACTCAGGAGCTGCTATGGCGCTGACAGAACCCGACTTTATTGAACGCGATGCCGATAAAATCACGGCTGAAATGATTGCGCAGTACGAAGCCGCAACCGGTAAAACGCTGTATCCCGCTCAGGCCGAGCGCCTGCTGATTGACCTGTGGGCATACCGCGAAATGCTGGTCAGGGTGGCGGCGCAGGAAGCGGCCAAACAGAATCTGGTCGCCTTTGCCCGTGAACCGATGATTGATTACCTCGGTGAACTGGTCGGTGTGTATCGTCTGGCCGCGCAGCCTGCCTCTATCCCACTCCAGTTCTCCGTGGAGGAGGAACTGGCCATTGATGTGCTGATCCCGGCTGGTACCCGCGTCAGTGCCTCCGACAGCATTATATTTTCCACCGATACGGACGTGGTGCTGAAGGCCGGGTTGCTGCTGGTCAACACCACGGCCACCTGTACCGAACCGGGCGTCGCTGGCAACGGATGGCAACCTGCGCAGGTCAGTCAGTTGCTCGATGAGATTGATAACGTTGACCTGCAGGTGACCAATCTGGCGGCCAGTTCTGGCGGCTCAGAACAGGAAGACAACGACAGGCTGCGCGAGCGCATCAAACTGGCCCCGGAATCGTTCACGAATGCCGGAAGCCGTAAGGCATACCGCTTTCATGCCATGCAGGCCCATCCCAATATCGTCGACGTTGCCGTGCTCTCCCCGGTTCCGGGCACAGTTGAGCTGTATCCGCTACTCAGTACCGGCCTGCCGGATGACAGCATCCTCACACTGGTTGAGAGTTTCTGTTCGGACGAAAAAGTCAGGCCACTTACTGATACCGTGCGGGCTAAAACGCCAGTGCAGGTGGATTACACCATTGAAGCCAACATCACGATCTACCGTGACCAGGATGCCAACTCGATAAAAGACACCGCTAACAGTGCCATACAGAACTGGGTGGCGTCCCGTACCGCAGCACTGGGCCGCGATATTGTCCCCAGTCAGATTATCAGCGTGCTGTCCGTTGCCGGGGTCTACCAGGTCGAACTGGTGACACCCGCGCTGAGGGTGGTGGCAGAAAACGAATGGGCAAACTGCACCGCGATCACTCTCAACATGACCGGGGTGTCCGATGGCTGAGCCGCTACAACTCCCGCCACCGCTTGAGGGTGATATCAGCCTCAGAGTACTGGGCAGACTGGCCGGGCGGCTGGACAACATCGACCTGAGCGTACTGATGGTCTATCTGGTCGATATTGTCGACAGCTCCGCGCTGCCATGGCTGGGCGAGCAATTCTCGTTGTTCGGCGATGGCTGGGAGCTGGCGGAATCGGATGATGTACGTCGCACGCTTATCAAATCCGCCATCGAGCTGCACCGCTATAAAGGGACGCCGTGGTCAATCCGGGAAATCATCCGCCGTTTCGGCTTCGGTGAAGTGGATCTGATTGAAGGTACTGGTCAGATCGGCTACGACGGCAAACATACTTACAACGGGCTTTTCGTCCATGGCGATGTTGAAGCCTGGGCGGTTTATCGCGTCATTCTTCAGCAACCCATCACTAACGATCAGGCGGCGCTGTTACGCCAGACGCTAGCAGCCTTTGCTCCGGCCCGCTGCCATCTGGCGAGCCTGGAGTATCAGTCTGTCGCTATTCGCTACAACAACACCGTCAATTATGACGGCAGCTATAACCACGGGAGCAGTTAACTATGGCAAACCTACCCGAAACCCCGCAGTGGGAAGAAGGCGTCTACCAAATCGAGGTCTCTGACCCCGTTCTGGGCGGGCCTGACGGGATATCTAACCGTCAGGCTAAACAGCTGGCCAGCCGCACGTCATACCTTAAGCAGAAGGTCGAAAAAGGCGGAGCAGACCTGGCTGCACACATCGCGGCAGCCGACCCTCATACCCAGTACGCGCCGAAGGCCAGCCCAACATTCACCGGCACGCCGACAGCCCCCACGCCAGCTGCTAACGACAACAGTAAAAAACTGGTGACGACAGAGTTTGTGGCAAGAGCGATTGCGGCTCTTGCTGGCACAGCACCAGAGACCCTGGATACGCTGAAAGAGCTGGCGGACGCTCTTGGAAACGATCCGAACTTTGCGACCACCGTGCTGAACAAGCTGGCGGAAAAGCTGGCCAAAGACCAGAACGGCGCAGATATTCCTGACCCAGCGCTCTTTGTCAAAAACCTTGGTTTAGGTGATGGCACAGGCAGACTGGTTAATGTTCAGCTTTTTACTTCTTCCGGTGTTTACACGCCAAGCATTGGGGCAAAATATATTATTGTTGAGGCGGTCGGTGGTGGGGCTGGTGGAGGTGGTTCGTCATCTCCGACAGCAAATCTGTACTCAGCTGCAGGCGGTGGTGTTTCTGGCTCCTATGGAAAGGCTAGATTCCCAGCCCCATCTGCCCCAGTGTCCGTCACTATTGGGGCTGCAGGGGCCGGGGGGGAAGCCGGAACATCGGCTGTGGGTACAGCAGCAAAAGAAGAAGGTGCCTCTGGAGGGGATACAATCTTAGGAACGCTACTAAGGTGTCCAGGTGGAAAAATGAGTAGAGGGTCTAACTCATTTCCAGCTAATAGCGTTTGCTCATCGGAATTCAGCTCATCTGCTGATGCACCGGTTGTTGACGCTAGCGGCATTCTCCTCGAAAAAGTTCACGGTGCAGTAAGTACGCCAGGGATCATCATGGGAACATTTCTTATCTCTGGTCGGGGCGCTGATTCACCGTTAGGTCGTGGTGGTATTCCCCGTTATCGAAGCGGTAATGATTTGGCAAGCGGTGCGAATGGCTTAGGTTATGGTGCGGGAGGCGGCGGTGCTTGTTCTGGTTCTGGTCAGCCAGGAATGCCTGGTGGTTCTGGTACACAAGGCTGTGTGATTATTTGGGAGTACGCATAATGTCTAATGTATATGCTGTTGTAAATGATGGTGTCGTGATTAATACAGTTGTGTGGGATGGGGTAACAGAGTGGAAAGCAGACGGTGGTAATGCCATTCTTGCTGACACATCAATAGGCATCGGTTGGCTATACGATGGGAAAGCATTTCATGAACCAATACCTCCCATTGTTACGCACAAGGAATTAGTGGAAGCTGCAGAACAGCAACAACGGGTTTTGCTCACTTTGGTCGATGAAGTAACGTCCGACTGGCGGGTGGAGTTGATGCTGGGCGACATTAGCGATAACGACAAAACGAAACTAGCTGCATGGATGAACTACAAGAAGACTGTGAAAGCCGTCGATGTTTCGGTTGCACCTGATATCAACTGGCCCGCTCAGCCGGACGTATAGACTCTCTATGGCGTTGGGTTATCGACTGTATTCTCCGGTAGGTGCTCAGAGGAAGTAGAACGCGCTGGAATTGTAATTCTTTTGCAAATGTTGAAACGCCGCAGCGATGCTGTTTATCTCACGGATATGGACGCATTTATCGCACGGCGCATCAGCAGAAAATGTGTGGTGCCAACGATGGCGTCATCAATCTGGCCTTTATTTACACTATGGGCGAAACAGTGGTGCCACAGCTAATAGATCGTTTTATTCACATTCCAGATAATAAAAATAAGCGTTTTTCCTTTTTTCAAGGAACAACCCTGTCTATTGTAAAGGAACTCAAGGAAGACAAATTCGATATGGCGCTTTGTTCCCATATTGAGGATGAAACGGATGTGGAATTTACTCCGTTAATCAGCCAGGAACTGGTGTTGGTTACCGCCCGCGATCACCCGTTGGCACAGCGCCATGACAGCGAAATCAAGCTGGAGGAAGCTATCTCCTATCCGTTTATTTTCTTTTCGCAGAAAAGCGGCTTGCGCCAATTCATCGATAAAATATTCATGCAGAAAAAACTGATCCCTGAAATTGCCTGCTATGTAGAAGAGGACATGGCAATGGTGGGCTTGGTTGGCATTAATTATGGTATCGCCATCATGCCGCGCATCAGCACACTGGCTCACTCCAATGTGCATGTTATGCGCATTCAGGATCCTGGACAGACCCGTTATGTCTATCTGGCGACGCACAAGGACAGAATACTATCGCCGGCGGCGGAGTCCTTTAAGCAGTTCATATTAAGTTCCTGTCAGTCGATACAGTAGGAATGTAAATATCCCGGTGTGTTCTTCCCTGTCAGCCAGGCATTAAATCTCTATCTGATTCATGCTGATGCGCGCTTCCATGTCACGATAACCAATAAACAGTGCTGTCAGGAAACCGACAGCGGCGAGGCCGACATCAAACCACATGATACTGGCGATACTGATTTGCGACAGCCAGGCGGTAATCAAAGGGACAGTGAAAGTAGCCAAGCTGCCCGCACTGTAATAGATAGCAGTAGCCTTCCCTTTTGCATGGGGAAAACGGAGCGCCATGATCGTTAACCCCAATTGCAAGACGCCTCCCGCAGCAGAAAAACCAATCACAAAGGCAAACACGAACACTGTCGCGACGGTCGGGTGCAGACACACAAACAACAGTGTGATGAATGAGACAAACGTACAGAGCATCAACACCATACTGGAATTGGTGACTTTCTTCGCCAGACTAGCGGTAATAAAAACCCCCGACAGGGAACCTACGGTGTAAAGACTCAGCAATTTGATCGACATCTCATAGGGCATACCCACCACAAACTGTCCATACTGTGCCAACCACTGGCTGACCAGATAGAAGGTGGCCATGGAAATGTATCCATAAACAATGAAACTAACGAGATCCAGTTTAGAACAGGTGCAACCGTTAGTGCGCCTTTGCGCTGACGTGTTCGGTTTTTTATCTACTTTAGGTGTAGGACGAAAAGGGGGAAAAGGATGCCGGAACAGACATATCGCGTTTAGCAACATGATGCCAGCAGCAGTCAGGAACGACCAGCCGAACCAGAGATTAGCCCAAACCAATACGCTAATCACCATCGGTAACAGAAATTGTCCGCAGGAAACGAATGCTTTAATGAGGATATTAGCTGTGCCAGGGCTGTTGGGAAACGCTTCCATCAATGTCGGATAGGTGCCGGAATCAAGAAAACTGTTTGCCATGCCAGCCATAAGGCCAAAGCAGTATGCGACGGCGATACTCTTCGTACCAAGGATACCCAGAAAGAACACCAGATAGAAAATTATTCCCAGGTAGACAAAAGGCTTACGACCAAATCGGTCTGAAAGCGAACCGGCGAACAACAGCAAACTTAGCCGACCGATCCCTAATGACGAAATGACGATCGACACGCCAGCTGCATCAGTTTGCCACTGGTGCTCCAGGTGCTGCATATTCAGGCTCATCAATATGACACCCATCCCATGCACCAGGTAGTTAAGATATAACCCGAACGCAGTCGGTATATAGCGATTTTTCATACAGGCCTTCGGTTCAGAAAAGGATGCTTTTGATGCAATGACCGGTATTATCTTCCCTGCCCGGATGTTAAAAATGCGTAGTCCATTGAATGAGTGATAATCTTGTTTCTCTCCTGGGTTCTCAGCGCAGAGCCTGAAAATTTATAAATGATTCCTGTCTTTCAAAAACCTTACAGCCCAAAATCCTGCTTATCGAAAGTATGACAATACGATTTTTTAGTGTTATTCCAATGAATAAAGTAAGCGGTAAAAAACAGGTGTGACTATTCATCTTCCCCACACTTCACGGTAAAATATCTGACATAGTGAAGATAGAAAAACATGCTCTTAAATGGTCACGAGTAGACTCCAGAATAAAATATTTCGATATCTTTTATATTACCAACTCTTTAGCACAATAAATAATTAATTTTTTATTCAAAACTCATAGATTATTTCTATAGGGAAACCGATGATAAATAATATTGTGAGCCAAGTGACATAAATAAAATAAAAAAACCATTTTAGTTCACATAAATAAGGACATAAATGCAACATGTATACGCTATTTTTGAAATACTCTAAAAATAGCGTATACATTACCAGAAACAGAATTTATCCAACGTTCTGTTCCCTTGTCGAATATTATGAGTCAATGAGAACGCTATAGATGCTATTCTGAATGAGTAGCCCTCTCAATGGGAGACAGACGAGGGACATCGTTGGCAGCGTCATTCAGCAATGCACGGTATATAGACTTAATCTCCTCGACAACCTGTTCTTTTTCTTCGTTGGCATTAATCACATAATGGGCCGCATCATGATAAAGCGGATCACGTATTCTGA contains the following coding sequences:
- a CDS encoding baseplate J/gp47 family protein, producing the protein MALTEPDFIERDADKITAEMIAQYEAATGKTLYPAQAERLLIDLWAYREMLVRVAAQEAAKQNLVAFAREPMIDYLGELVGVYRLAAQPASIPLQFSVEEELAIDVLIPAGTRVSASDSIIFSTDTDVVLKAGLLLVNTTATCTEPGVAGNGWQPAQVSQLLDEIDNVDLQVTNLAASSGGSEQEDNDRLRERIKLAPESFTNAGSRKAYRFHAMQAHPNIVDVAVLSPVPGTVELYPLLSTGLPDDSILTLVESFCSDEKVRPLTDTVRAKTPVQVDYTIEANITIYRDQDANSIKDTANSAIQNWVASRTAALGRDIVPSQIISVLSVAGVYQVELVTPALRVVAENEWANCTAITLNMTGVSDG
- a CDS encoding phage tail protein I, whose amino-acid sequence is MAEPLQLPPPLEGDISLRVLGRLAGRLDNIDLSVLMVYLVDIVDSSALPWLGEQFSLFGDGWELAESDDVRRTLIKSAIELHRYKGTPWSIREIIRRFGFGEVDLIEGTGQIGYDGKHTYNGLFVHGDVEAWAVYRVILQQPITNDQAALLRQTLAAFAPARCHLASLEYQSVAIRYNNTVNYDGSYNHGSS
- a CDS encoding LysR substrate-binding domain-containing protein, translated to MCGANDGVINLAFIYTMGETVVPQLIDRFIHIPDNKNKRFSFFQGTTLSIVKELKEDKFDMALCSHIEDETDVEFTPLISQELVLVTARDHPLAQRHDSEIKLEEAISYPFIFFSQKSGLRQFIDKIFMQKKLIPEIACYVEEDMAMVGLVGINYGIAIMPRISTLAHSNVHVMRIQDPGQTRYVYLATHKDRILSPAAESFKQFILSSCQSIQ
- a CDS encoding MFS transporter, translating into MKNRYIPTAFGLYLNYLVHGMGVILMSLNMQHLEHQWQTDAAGVSIVISSLGIGRLSLLLFAGSLSDRFGRKPFVYLGIIFYLVFFLGILGTKSIAVAYCFGLMAGMANSFLDSGTYPTLMEAFPNSPGTANILIKAFVSCGQFLLPMVISVLVWANLWFGWSFLTAAGIMLLNAICLFRHPFPPFRPTPKVDKKPNTSAQRRTNGCTCSKLDLVSFIVYGYISMATFYLVSQWLAQYGQFVVGMPYEMSIKLLSLYTVGSLSGVFITASLAKKVTNSSMVLMLCTFVSFITLLFVCLHPTVATVFVFAFVIGFSAAGGVLQLGLTIMALRFPHAKGKATAIYYSAGSLATFTVPLITAWLSQISIASIMWFDVGLAAVGFLTALFIGYRDMEARISMNQIEI
- a CDS encoding tail fiber assembly protein; this translates as MSNVYAVVNDGVVINTVVWDGVTEWKADGGNAILADTSIGIGWLYDGKAFHEPIPPIVTHKELVEAAEQQQRVLLTLVDEVTSDWRVELMLGDISDNDKTKLAAWMNYKKTVKAVDVSVAPDINWPAQPDV